ACGCCGAAATCGGCCGCGACATGGTCGCCGGCCTCAATCGGCAGCGGCGGATGGCAGGTGCCTGTGGTCACCACCTCCCCTGCCCTCAAGGTGATGCCGAGCGCGCGCAGCTCGTTGGCGCACCAGGCAAGCGCGATCCTGGGATCGCCGAGCACGTTCCTGCCATGGCCGACGAAGCGCCGGCCGCGCATGGTGATCACGGGCCGCTCTTCCACGAGATCGATGGCGCGCCAGTTCACGCCTGCCGCCTCGCCGAGCACGAACAGATGGGCGCAGGCGTTGTCGGCGATGATCTGCGCCTCGCCGGCGCCGACGAAATTTGCAAAGCGCGAATCCGGAATTTCGATCGCCGGATGCAGCGTGCCGACGGCGTCGAGCACCTCCTGCACGCTATAGGCTGATTCGCGCGGCGGCAGATCCCTCGCCATGCGGAAAGCGAATTCGGGCTCGGCGACACGCATCTCGTTGCCGGCCATCGACGCGGTGCCGCCGTCGGCGATCAAGGTATGGCTGAGAATGCGCCCGGCCATGGGGCCCGCGACATTGATGTGCTTCTGGCCGGCTTCGCTGGTCGCGGCGATCTTCCAGCCGAATCGTCCGGCGCCCGGCTGGCGCTCGAGCTCGGCCTGGATGGCGTAGCCCTCGGCGCGGTCGCGCGGACGACAGGACGCATCGAGGTCACCGAGCTTCTTGCCCGCGGCCCAGGCCTCGCGCAGGATTTTTGATGCGGTCGCGATCTGCTGGCTCTCGATCATGCGCACCATGTCCTATCCGATGATGATCTTCGTCTTCGGCCCGAGCCGTCGCAACAGATGCAGCATCGATGATTTGGTCATCGACACGCAGCCGGCCGTGGGTCCGAAATTGTCGCGCGCCAGATGCAGGAAAACCGCGCTGCCGCGGCCGGCGATGCGCGGCCGGGTGTTGTGGTCGATCTCGACGATGAAATCGTAGAGATGGTCGCCGCGCATCAGGCGGTCGCCGCTGCGCGCGCGCGCGAGCCGCACCGGCCGGTTGTAGTGGCGGTCGTCGGGGTCTTCGCACCAGGCATCCTCGGGTGTGATTCGGCGGACGGAGAGGTGCGTGCGCGGCTGTGGATGGCGGTCGGCGCGCCACCACAGCCGACGTGGGTGGAACACGCCCCGCGGCGAGCCGCCATCGCCCTCCCGCTTGTTGGCGAGAATGCCTCCCCGGCCCAGCGCGACCGGAATGGCGTGTCCGTCCGCCACCAGCCAGCCCCGGCGCGGGTTGCCGGCAGCTGCGCGGACACGTACCGCGACAAGCGGTCGCTCATGTCCGGCTTTTTTATAAGTGCTTGAAAGGAAGGCTCTTTTCATGCGAATCCTGATTCGCCCGCGCTGCCGGGAGGCCGCCGCCTGTTCATTACAGGACATTCATCTCGATAACCGGGAATTCTGCGATAAACTGACGATCTGGCTTGTGAATCGGTAACAGAGCCCTACTTCAAACGACATAGACTACATCAGGCCACCCCTGACCAAGTCGACCCAAGTCCGACGACCCAAGTCCGGCTGAAGGCCTCGCCCGCAGCCGCTGCCCCCAAGAGGATTGTACCCATGGCCAATGCCCGCAAGATCCTGATCGTGGATGACGATACCGATCTGCGTGACACGTTGGTGGAGCAATTGTCGCTGCACGAGGAGTTCGAAGCCTCCGCGGTCGACACCGGCGCCAAGGGCGCCAGCGCGGCCAAGGCCAATTCCCCCGATCTGGTGCTGATGGATGTCGGGTTGCCGGATACCGACGGCCGCGAGGTGGTGCGCAGCCTGCGCAAGGGTGGATTCAAGGCCCCGATCATCATGCTGACTGGCCACGACACCGATTCCGACACCATCCTGGGACTCGAATCCGGCGCCAATGACTACGTGGCCAAGCCGTTCCGCTTCGCCGTGCTGCTGGCGCGTATTCGCGCCCAGCTCCGCCAGCACGAGGCGAGCGAAGACGCGGTGTTCTCGGTCGGCCCCTACAGCTTCCGGCCCGGCTCGAAGATGCTGACCGGCGCCAATGCCCGGAAGGTGCGCCTGACCGAGAAGGAAACCGCGATCCTTCGCTTCCTGTACCGCGCCGGCCAGATGCCGGTGTCGCGCGAGACGCTGCTGCAGGAAGTGTGGGGCTATAATTCCGGGGTCACCACGCACACGCTGGAAACCCATATCTACCGGCTGCGCCAGAAGATCGAGAAGGACGCCGCCAACCCCGAGATCCTGGTGACGGAAGCCGGTGGCTACAAGCTGGTGCCGTGATACGATTCGGGAATAGCGATTCGAAGTCTTTACTTTTGCTGTTCCCGACCACGGCTTTCAATGTCGATCGAAGATGATGTGGCTCTGCTCGAGCGCGTGCCGACCCTGCGCCTGCTGGGGATGGAGTCGCTGCGCATGCTTGCGATCGGCTCCGAGCAGCGCATCGTGACGCGCGGCGACCCGCTGTTCTCGGCGGGCGACGAGGCGGATGCGGGCTTTGTGGTGCAGCGCGGGGCCTTCCGGATCGACGACGGCCATGGCGCCGAGGTGATCGCGGGACCCGGCACCCTGATCGGCGAGCTCGCGCTGGTCGTGGCGATGAAGCGGCCATCGACCGCGACCGCGGTCGAACAATCCTCGGTGATCCGGATCGCGCGCAGCCTGTTCCAGCGCGTGCTGGAGAGCGATCCCGCTGCGGCGCGCCGCCTGCGTGATGCGTTTGCCAGCCGGACCAGCCAGATCGCCAGCGACATCCTGATGGCGGGCGCCAAGCTCAGCTCATGATCTTCGCCCCCTCGCCCCGTTCTTACGGGGAGAGGGTTGGGGTGAGGGGCTCTATCCGCGAAAACGGCAAACCATGGATTCGCGGAGGCGCCCCCTCACCCGCGGCGCATTTCGCTTCGCTGCATGCGTCGCGGCCTCTCCCCGCAGGCGGGGCGAGGCGAATCGAGCAAGCGTTGATAGTTTGCGCTACACCTCCAGCGTCACCGTCACCGGCACGTGGTCGGAAGGCCGGTCCCAGCCGCGCGCGTCGCGCAGGATCGAGAAATCGCTGACCGTGTCCTTGAGCGCGCGCGAGACCCAGATGTGGTCGAGCCGGCGGCCACGATCGCCGACGGTCCAGTCGGCGGCGCGATAGCTCCACCAGGTGTAGACCTTTTCGGCGAGCGGGATGCGTTCGCGCGCGACGTCGAACCACTCGCCTTGCGCCTGCGCCGCCAGCAGCTTCTCGCATTCGATCGGC
This genomic interval from Bradyrhizobium sp. NP1 contains the following:
- a CDS encoding L,D-transpeptidase family protein, with the protein product MKRAFLSSTYKKAGHERPLVAVRVRAAAGNPRRGWLVADGHAIPVALGRGGILANKREGDGGSPRGVFHPRRLWWRADRHPQPRTHLSVRRITPEDAWCEDPDDRHYNRPVRLARARSGDRLMRGDHLYDFIVEIDHNTRPRIAGRGSAVFLHLARDNFGPTAGCVSMTKSSMLHLLRRLGPKTKIIIG
- a CDS encoding response regulator transcription factor, with amino-acid sequence MANARKILIVDDDTDLRDTLVEQLSLHEEFEASAVDTGAKGASAAKANSPDLVLMDVGLPDTDGREVVRSLRKGGFKAPIIMLTGHDTDSDTILGLESGANDYVAKPFRFAVLLARIRAQLRQHEASEDAVFSVGPYSFRPGSKMLTGANARKVRLTEKETAILRFLYRAGQMPVSRETLLQEVWGYNSGVTTHTLETHIYRLRQKIEKDAANPEILVTEAGGYKLVP
- a CDS encoding cyclic nucleotide-binding domain-containing protein, with translation MSIEDDVALLERVPTLRLLGMESLRMLAIGSEQRIVTRGDPLFSAGDEADAGFVVQRGAFRIDDGHGAEVIAGPGTLIGELALVVAMKRPSTATAVEQSSVIRIARSLFQRVLESDPAAARRLRDAFASRTSQIASDILMAGAKLSS